One Felis catus isolate Fca126 chromosome D2, F.catus_Fca126_mat1.0, whole genome shotgun sequence DNA window includes the following coding sequences:
- the FGFBP3 gene encoding fibroblast growth factor-binding protein 3: MSPRRQRASVPLLLLLPLLLLLGGCLLVAARRDKGAAGSAAQPAPGPAGGSSGRFVSPERHACSWQLLLPGPGPAAGSELALRCQDPDGARHQCAYRGEPERCAAYAARGAHYWKQVLGGLRKKRRPCQDPAPLKARVCAGKKGHGAELRLVPHASSPARPTAAGFPPDPKPRARSRGRLREPAPGPSGGARLPAGASPRGKPSETNGGKRKAASDPDQERPLGTGPDPDGLDENAKLTETYCAEKWHSLCNFFVNFWNG, encoded by the coding sequence ATGAGTCCTCGGAGGCAGCGAGCGTCGgtcccgctgctgctgctgctgccgctgctgctgctgctgggcgGCTGCCTCCTCGTGGCCGCCCGGAGAGACAAGGGGGCGGCAGGCAGCGCGGCCCAGCCGGCCCCGGGTCCCGCGGGCGGCTCCTCCGGCCGCTTCGTCAGCCCCGAGCGGCACGCGTGCAGCTGGCAGCTCCTGCTGCCCGGCCCGGGGCCCGCGGCGGGCAGCGAGCTGGCGCTGCGCTGCCAGGACCCGGACGGGGCGCGCCACCAGTGCGCCTACCGCGGGGAGCCGGAGCGCTGCGCCGCCTACGCCGCCCGCGGCGCGCACTACTGGAAGCAGGTGCTGGGCGGGCTGCGCAAGAAGCGGCGGCCGTGCCAGGACCCCGCTCCGCTCAAGGCTCGCGTGTGCGCGGGCAAGAAGGGCCACGGCGCTGAGCTGCGCCTGGTGCCCCACGCGTCCTCACCCGCGCGCCCCACTGCGGCGGGCTTCCCCCCGGATCCCAAGCCCCGCGCCAGGAGCCGGGGGCGCCTCCGGGAGCCCGCGCCCGGCCCCTCCGGAGGGGCCCGACTTCCCGCCGGCGCGTCTCCCAGAGGGAAGCCGTCTGAGACCAACGGCGGCAAGAGGAAGGCGGCCTCGGACCCAGACCAGGAGCGACCCCTGGGGACCGGGCCCGATCCCGACGGGCTGGACGAGAACGCGAAGCTCACGGAGACCTACTGTGCTGAGAAGTGGCACTCCCTCTGCAACTTCTTTGTCAATTTCTGGAATGGCTGA